In Aegilops tauschii subsp. strangulata cultivar AL8/78 chromosome 3, Aet v6.0, whole genome shotgun sequence, one genomic interval encodes:
- the LOC109739367 gene encoding uncharacterized oxidoreductase At4g09670 — translation MEMVLAAAANCTGALSSNHPKTFLKSRRSSLQMRACRSGPDAPLAVSSAAAPEEPRPVRLGIMGCGSIARKVARSMLLVPAADVAAVASRSEGKARLFAADNGLRSGTRIHGSYEALLDDPDVDAVYMPLPTSLHVKWATAAAERGKHLLLEKPTAPCAADLEPILAACEANGVQFMDSTMWMHHPRTAKMRQLVADQDTIGDVRFINTMVSFLANEDFLQNDIRVKPDLDGLGVLGDIGWYCIRGILWAVDYELPKNVVALHHPVKNQAGVLLACGASLYWADGKVATFHCSFLTNLTMDLTVVGTNGTIHVTDLVIPYEEKSAPFSVASKTNFAELSTGWDPHPSKHVVTTDLPQEGLMVQEFCRLVQGIRDAGVKPEGKWPGITRKTQIVVDAVKASIDNGFESVDVAS, via the exons ATGGAGATGGTCCTCGCCGCAGCAGCAAACTGTACCGGTGCCTTGTCGTCCAACCACCCCAAAACGTTCCTCAAATCGCGTCGATCCTCGCTCCAAATGCGGGCCTGCAGATCGGGCCCCGACGCGCCGCTCGCCGtgtcgtccgccgccgcgccggaggAGCCGCGCCCGGTGCGCCTGGGCATCATGGGCTGCGGCTCCATCGCGCGCAAGGTCGCGCGCTCAATGCTGCTCGTCCCCGCCGCCGACGTGGCCGCCGTCGCCAGCCGCTCCGAGGGCAAGGCGCGCCTCTTCGCCGCCGACAACGGCCTTCGGAGCGGCACGCGCATCCACGGCTCCTACGAGGCGCTCCTCGACGACCCGGACGTCGACGCCGTCTACATGCCGCTCCCCACCAGCCTCCACGTCAAGTGGgcgaccgccgccgccgagcgGGGCAAGCACCTGCTCCTCGAGAAGCCCACCGCGCCCTGCGCCGCCGACCTCGAGCCCATCCTCGCCGCCTGCGAGGCCAACGGCGTCCAGTTCATGGACTCCACCATGTGGATGCACCACCCCCGCACTGCCAAGATGCGTCAGCTCGTCGCCGATCAGGACACAATCGGAGACGTCAGATTT ATAAACACCATGGTCAGCTTTCTAGCAAACGAAGATTTCCTCCAGAATGACATCCGGGTAAAGCCAGACCTTGATGGCCTGGGTGTGCTTGGTGACATCGGGTGGTACTGCATCCGTGGAATCCTGTGGGCTGTTGACTATGAGCTGCCCAAGAATGTGGTTGCTCTCCATCACCCTGTCAAGAACCAAGCCGGCGTGCTCCTTGCTTGCGGCGCATCGCTCTACTGGGCCGACGGCAAGGTCGCCACCTTCCACTGTTCTTTCCTTACCAACCTGACCATGGACCTCACCGTCGTCGGCACCAACGGTACTATTCATGTCACCGACTTGGTCATCCCGTACGAAGAGAAGTCTGCTCCGTTCAGCGTCGCCTCCAAGACGAACTTCGCCGAACTCTCTACCGGATGGGATCCACATCCGAGCAAGCATGTTGTCACCACGGACCTACCCCAGGAGGGGCTCATGGTCCAGGAGTTCTGTAGGCTGGTGCAGGGCATCAGAGATGCCGGTGTCAAGCCTGAGGGGAAGTGGCCGGGCATCACCCGAAAGACACAGATTGTCGTGGATGCAGTGAAGGCTTCTATTGACAATGGATTTGAGTCCGTCGATGTTGCCAGCTAA